GGCAACATGAAGCCGGGGATCGATCGCCTCTCGTACTCGGGGACCTCGATGCCGAGGGTGTCGGACAGCCATTCGGCGACCATCCGGCGATGGCACCAGTTGTCGTCGCCGAACGGCGGTTTCTCGAAGCACAACAGCACCGGCTCGAACCCGCCGGCCAGGCGCTGCAGGTCATCGACCACGCGGGACGGGTCGAGCGGCCCCAGGATGTCGTGGAAGTAGGCGGCCCGATAGGGCTCGTAGCGCATCGACAGCATGGGGTAGGTGGGAGCCAGCGGCCGATAGAACCGGTAGCCTGGCGGGATGCTGCGTGGCGTTCCCCGCGAAATTCCGATGCGCCCAGGGCCGGTATAGGTGAAGTAACTCGCCGTTTTCACGTGTCAGATCCCTTGCCTAGCCCTCATGGGCCTGGACGACCCGGTGGCTGTCGGCGGTGCGGATGGTCGCGGCGTCGATGCCGTGGCCCTGACTGACCAGGTTGCGCAGCCAGGTTGCCAGGAAGCTGTTCAGTTCGCGTTGAACCCTGGCCCGTCGCGGTGGATCGGCCAGGGCGACGGCCCGGTAGCCGAAGGTGTCTTGATAGGTCAGGGCCACGACCGTCTTGTCGACGAAGTTGACATGTACCTCCATGTCCGGGTCCGACACCATGTCGCCGTTGACCTTGTAATAGTGGGACAGCGCGATCAGCGCGGCGAGTTCGTTGCCGTGCAGATAGTCTATGTGCAGGTCCATGTAACCGGGGACCTTCGATCTGGCGGCGTCGAAGCGGTTGTCGCGGATGAATTCGACATCGATCAGCTTGGCCAGCATCTTGAAATTCCGTTCGGGAATGGTCATCTTCTCCGTCTCCTGTGCAAGGGAGCTGCCCCCGCAAGGGGGCTGAGGGCCGGGCCTTCGGGCCCGGCCTGTTTATTACCCGGGGTGTTCCTCCATCACCTGCTGTTCGTATTCGGCGGTATCGACGATTGTCTCTTAGAGGTCACGGTGGTCTCCGGACAGTACGGCGATGATCGCGATGTCGTCGGAGTCCATGCCGCCCCCGGCCATCCGCCGCTTGGCGACGCGGGCGGCGATGGTCGGGCTTACGGCTTCGACCGGTTCGACGAAGGTGCCTTCACGGAGGCAGGGTAAAGCGGTCGCTTCCGGATAGTCGCCGATCACGGTATAGGTGCTCATGGTCAGGCCTTTCGCTGCTGAGAGATCTTGGTTCCGAAGCGGGCGCTGGGCTTGTTGTTCCGCTCGGCGTGGTAGCGGGCTTCCTGCCGACTCAGGCGCCTGATCTGCGCCGCCGACCATCCGAGCAGGAGAAGCCATTCGACGTCGCGCCTGAAGGGCGCTTTCTTCGGTTTCCGCTTCGCAATGGCGATGCGTTTGCCCCGGCGGGCCGCCCCTTTTGACGGCCCGGGTTCACTCTCCCGGCGCAGGAATGAGGGGATGTCGAGCAGGTCGTCGTCCATCGGTGCTCTCCCTTGGTGACCGGGTGACGCGATGGGCCGGCACCGCGGCCGGGAACGGCAGGCCCCGTTCCCAGACCAGGATGCGGCCCGGATGATGCCGGGATGGGCCGATATATCGTGCCGGGTGCTCCCGCCCGTTCCAGTGGACCATGCAATCGAAGATCATGACCGCAGCTCCGGGAACGGACAGCCAAGGACGCGAGGAAGATCGTACTTCCTTGCCGCCTTGGCGGTGATCCAGTAGTAGGCGCCGCCGTGACCGTCCTTGCGGATGTAGCCGCCGTCGATCAGGAAGCGGAGCACGGCCTGGCTGATGTGCTCGAGGGCTTCGTCCACTTCGACCACGCGCCGGTTGAGCAGCCACCCGCGGACTTCCTCGGGGCCGCACCAGTTGTCCTTGGTGAACACGCGGATTCGCCGGCCCTGGGCGTCGGTGGTGTACTCGTGTCCGAGCCTCGCCCGGAAAAGGGCCATGGCCGCCTTGGCCCGGCGACTGAACCTCCGGGTTCGGTCGTGGTAGGATTTGCGTCGCATTGGGGTTCTCCTGTGCAAGGGGAAATGAGCAGTAATAACATAGCATATGAACAAACAAAGTACAGTTAATAATCAATTTATTGCTCTGCTGTACTCATATGTACAGACATAAACTGATTCGTATACAGAATTGTTTACAAAAAGGAATTTGATAGATTGGTCAAAGAAAGGTGCGCCACGACCAACAAGGGGGTTAAATCGACTGTTGTTGCAGTGGTGAAGGACCGGCGACAGCACGGGCAGGTCCCGGCATGCAGATGGATCAGGTGACAACCTGCAGGGGGAGGTGAGCCGTTAGCATGACAGTGCTGGAGTTAGCGGTCCTCATCGGTTTTATCCTCATCTTGTTTTCAAACCAACCTCGTGGAAACCACCAGTCGGCGCGAAACCGGCCTTGATATTGCCACAATCTTGAGTCGCGATGTGCCACTACCGTGATATCATCCGGCCATCAATACAGGGGGCTGGCAATGAAGAAGAGTCTCCAAGCACTATCCCTAGCCGTTGCCATATGCTTCGGGCTGGCCGCCGCGTGGGCCGATACCTCCAGTGATAGCCCTGATCAACTCGATGCGGCCCTCAAGCAAGCCGACCAACTGATCAAGATCGAGAGACTCGACGAGGCCCTTGCCGTCCTCAAGACCATCGATACCGAAAAACCTAAGGCTTCGGCCAGGATCGACACTCGCCTCGGCAACATCTATCTCCGCCTCGACAGGCCCGCAAAGGCCCTGGAGCTTTTCGAGCATGCCGTCTTCTCGACTATGGAGGATGCCGACGCTTACCTTGGGTTATCCCAGGCCAATCTGGCTCTCGGCAGTCTCGTCCAGGCCCGCCACCACGCCCGGACCGCTCTCAGGACCAACCCCGACCTGATCGATGCCCATCTGGTCCTCGCCAAGGCGGACGACCGGAGCGGGCAGGTTTCCAAGGCCCGGGAACGGTTTGCCGGTCTCATGCGCGACCAGCCGGACAGTGAGTCCGTCATCGTCGCCTACGCCCTGTTCCTCTCCCACAGAGACGATGTCAATGCGGCAACCGGGCTGCTGTCGCGGTTCCTCGACCGGCACCCCTTTGCCGCCGAAGCGGGCGACCTTCTGGGCCAGATGTACTGGCAGCAGGATCGGAAAACCGAGGCGCTTCGATTCCGGGCCAATGCCGCCAGGGCGTTCAGGGCGAAGGGCAACGACTTCCGCGCCGAGGCGATCATCTCCTGGCTCGAGTCCAACGACCCCACCGGCAATTACTCCGGCCAAGTAGAGCCTCAGAACCCTCCTGAGCCCCCGCCGCTGAAGGAGCCCAAGCCTTCCGCCGCCCCGGTCCCAGGGGTCGAGAACGCCGAACTTCCGGATGTCCCCCGCCCGGTAAAGGTTCTCAAACGCCCCGATCCATTGCCCCTATCCCCGGGAGTCAAGATCAGCATGGGCAGCGGCTTCATCGTGGACGGTGGCCGGTACGTGATTACCAACCGCCATGTGATCGAGAACACCGGCAAGATCGCCGTTAGGAGCGGAACCGGGGAGGTCAGGACTGTCCGGGTGGCGAGGGTGTCTTCTGATGATGATCTTGCCGTCCTCGAACTGTCCCAGGCCTTCCCGGATAACTACGCCATCCCCTTTACTCGCATGGCCGATGCCAATACAGGCCGGACGGCGGTCGTCATGGGCTTCCCGATGGCGAGCATGCTGGGGGGGCAACGACCCTCCTTGACCGAAGGGATCGTCAGCAAGGCCAGTGGCATGCGCGACGACCCAAACACCTTCCTGATCACCTCGAAGATGAACCGGGGCAACAGCGGCGGTCCCGTCTTTGACCGGCAGGGGAACCTCATCGGAGTGGCCGTCGCCAAACTCGATGCGACGAAGGTCTACGAGAAACTGGGGCATCTGCCGGAGGACGTGAACATCGCCATCAAGGCCAGCCGGGTCCTCTATTTCCTGAAGCGCCCGACGAGTATGGGGAACCAATCATCAGGGACCGAGGTCAGCCTTGAAGAACTGTATCAGGCCATGATGGCCAAGGTCGTCCTGGTCGCGGCGGAGGCAAAATGAACCGGTTCATCTTGCCGCTTGTCGTCATGGCGACCCTGGTGTCGGTGGATGCGTATGCCGAATGGGTTCAGGGCCGTGGCGAGTGGTTGTTCGGGCCGGATACTACCGAGAACGAAGCCTGCGAGTACGCGGAACAGAAAGCCCGCAAGGACGCCATCCGGAAGGTTACCGGGGAACACCTTTCGACTGAGGACATGATGGTCTGTAGCGACCGGGGTGACGAAGCCTCGTGTAAGCTCAACCAGATGACCTGGAGCACGATCGATGGTGCGATTCTCGATATTCGGTCCTCCAATCGTCAAACTGTCCAGGCCCTTGATGGGTACAATAAATGTGTCATCACCTTGGAAGCCGATGTTGGCGTTGCCGCCGGTCGTCCCGATCCCGGCTTCGATATGACCGTAGAGTTGAACGAAAGAACTTTCCGCAGCGGGGAACCGCTGGTGATCACCATCGAACCAACACGGCCCATGTACATCAGCGTCTTCCAATGGCTCCCCTACGAAGAGGCGGACCATCAAGTTCAACGGATATTCCCTAACTCGTTCGACAGGAACAGTCGCTTTACCAAGCGGGGAACCATCCCGACAAAGGGAGAAAACACGGGCTACGACCTGAAAGTTACTTTCCCCGAAGCGAATAAGGTGAAAGGCAACCTCGTTGACGAGTACCTCATGGTGGTCGGTACGCGGAAAGCCTTTGTTTTCAGGGAGACCTATACACTTGAGGAATTCAACGCCCGTCTCTTGGAGATACCCAGACAGGACCGCCGCGATGTCAGAAGGGCCTACTACGTGGTGAGGCCGAAATGAAGAAGGGGGGCGTCATCCCCCTGGTTGTGGCGGGGCTCCTCGCGGGGTGCGCGGGGCCGTCCTACATCGACGAGGGGAAGGAAGAGTCCTCTGCGGCCAACCCGTTCAGCAAGGTCTTTTTCCGCGTCCACGACGCCTACAACGACGACCCGCCCGACTGTGTCGCGGTGATGCCGTTCACGACGCCCGAGGACGGGGCCTCACAGGCAGAGGACATTAACCTTGATCAGACGGAGACCGTGCGCCGGGCGCTGTATGCCCACCTATCCCCCCAGGGAAAGAGGGATGTGGAAATTCCCCGGATCGATTTCGTGCTGGGCCGGATGTCGGATACGGAGAAAAACGACTTCGGCTTGGTCGGGAAGAACCTCAACTGCGGTACCCTGGTTGTCGGGGAGGTCACCGAATACGGCTCCAGCTTCTTCGGGATTTATTCCAGGGTGGCCGTGGGGGCCGAACTGAAGATGATCAGGGCCGACGACGGAAGCCTCTTGTGGGAGGGCCGACATGTGGCGGCAAGCCACGGTGGCGATGTTCCGTTGTCTCCCATCGGTTTGGCCATGGGAATCGTCAAGGCGGCCTCCAACCTCAACGAGGAACAGATCTTCAGGGTGATCGACGACCTTGCCCGCCGCCTCGTCAAGACCATCCCGGACAACCGCATCGCCGTTCTCGAAGAACCCCTGTCGCCGATGCTGGTGGCCGTTCGCCGGGAACCCAAGGATGCCACGACTGCTCAGGACCTCCTCGCGGCCCTGGAGGACCAGCCATTCGACGAGCGAAAATCGGTCTTGATCGAGGCCATCGAAGGGGGGCGGTTCGGCGACGACGGAACCAGGAAGCTCCACGAGGCCTTGATCGAACTGGCCCCGAGCGAAGCCGAGAGCCATGCTCGATACGCCCGTTATCTGGTGGACCAGGGTGATTATGACGGAGCTATCAAGTACACGGACCGGACCCTGGAACTGAACGACCGGGATCACGGGACGCATTTCCTGAAGGCCCGGATACTGGTCAAGCTCGATGATCTGGACGGAGCCGATTCGTCGATCGTCCGGGCGGTGGCCCTGGATGACGGCAATGCCGACTACTTCAACGGCCTTGGCTACGTGAACTCGCTCAGGGGGAACTCCGACCGCGCCCTGGCGGCCTACCGGATGTCGCTGGATCGCGACCCGGTAAACGGTTTCGCCTACTACAATACCGGCGTGACCCTGTTCAACCTGGGGAATCTCGAAGAGGCCGCAAGTGCCTTCTATGGCGCTGGCCTCTCCTACCTCAAGAGCGGCGACTACGGCCAGACGGAGAAAGCCGTCGTGGATTTGAAGGACCTTGCCTCCCAGGGGATCGATCTCGACGATGAGATCAAGATCCT
The nucleotide sequence above comes from Candidatus Glassbacteria bacterium. Encoded proteins:
- a CDS encoding DUF4384 domain-containing protein, whose amino-acid sequence is MNRFILPLVVMATLVSVDAYAEWVQGRGEWLFGPDTTENEACEYAEQKARKDAIRKVTGEHLSTEDMMVCSDRGDEASCKLNQMTWSTIDGAILDIRSSNRQTVQALDGYNKCVITLEADVGVAAGRPDPGFDMTVELNERTFRSGEPLVITIEPTRPMYISVFQWLPYEEADHQVQRIFPNSFDRNSRFTKRGTIPTKGENTGYDLKVTFPEANKVKGNLVDEYLMVVGTRKAFVFRETYTLEEFNARLLEIPRQDRRDVRRAYYVVRPK
- a CDS encoding tetratricopeptide repeat protein, with amino-acid sequence MKKGGVIPLVVAGLLAGCAGPSYIDEGKEESSAANPFSKVFFRVHDAYNDDPPDCVAVMPFTTPEDGASQAEDINLDQTETVRRALYAHLSPQGKRDVEIPRIDFVLGRMSDTEKNDFGLVGKNLNCGTLVVGEVTEYGSSFFGIYSRVAVGAELKMIRADDGSLLWEGRHVAASHGGDVPLSPIGLAMGIVKAASNLNEEQIFRVIDDLARRLVKTIPDNRIAVLEEPLSPMLVAVRREPKDATTAQDLLAALEDQPFDERKSVLIEAIEGGRFGDDGTRKLHEALIELAPSEAESHARYARYLVDQGDYDGAIKYTDRTLELNDRDHGTHFLKARILVKLDDLDGADSSIVRAVALDDGNADYFNGLGYVNSLRGNSDRALAAYRMSLDRDPVNGFAYYNTGVTLFNLGNLEEAASAFYGAGLSYLKSGDYGQTEKAVVDLKDLASQGIDLDDEIKILEEALKALTKGEGEDV
- a CDS encoding DUF488 domain-containing protein; translation: MAGGFEPVLLCFEKPPFGDDNWCHRRMVAEWLSDTLGIEVPEYERRSIPGFMLPGFE
- a CDS encoding trypsin-like serine protease — encoded protein: MKKSLQALSLAVAICFGLAAAWADTSSDSPDQLDAALKQADQLIKIERLDEALAVLKTIDTEKPKASARIDTRLGNIYLRLDRPAKALELFEHAVFSTMEDADAYLGLSQANLALGSLVQARHHARTALRTNPDLIDAHLVLAKADDRSGQVSKARERFAGLMRDQPDSESVIVAYALFLSHRDDVNAATGLLSRFLDRHPFAAEAGDLLGQMYWQQDRKTEALRFRANAARAFRAKGNDFRAEAIISWLESNDPTGNYSGQVEPQNPPEPPPLKEPKPSAAPVPGVENAELPDVPRPVKVLKRPDPLPLSPGVKISMGSGFIVDGGRYVITNRHVIENTGKIAVRSGTGEVRTVRVARVSSDDDLAVLELSQAFPDNYAIPFTRMADANTGRTAVVMGFPMASMLGGQRPSLTEGIVSKASGMRDDPNTFLITSKMNRGNSGGPVFDRQGNLIGVAVAKLDATKVYEKLGHLPEDVNIAIKASRVLYFLKRPTSMGNQSSGTEVSLEELYQAMMAKVVLVAAEAK